The sequence atctcattggtattaataggtataactaatcctcagactcaaaggaatattaattggtattctggattacggaatgtgatgctttgactctggtgtaacacgatccttaacagagatgactctggagtgtgaacagtagacgttgggtatcataggaagtaattgcagagtcgttatatattagattgagcatttatcactcccgataaatgggagatacatccatggatcgcttgtggaagactcgactctaaatccttgcaaggtgatagcttaagagtaagaaatacagatttcacttaacctatctttttgagttgactcgtcctgtacaagtaaaacgaatgtctcgctatatgtgacttgacatcacccatagtcataagattcagttcaaggatgtagttgataaaggatcgaattatactgtaactaatacggaaaggttaacgacagaatcaacctgtcttcttatagctctgggggaatgattacggacttgctaatcacatactctgtacatcattccgttatgcaaagattaaatataattctttgaaaattaatttaataacgttgcatacggctagaagtaataagaacctaatggatcacacataagacttggaacctaaaagagagatagatgttaattaattgatagaagcccaattgagcccaataaggcccatggacataagggggtcgaaattcatgtagtgatatacatgaataattaatttgattttgttaatcctaattagattaggaatatgaattaaattaattaagagataattaagttaggagttttaattagattaatatactcctattattatccaataaggttattattattatccttaatatattagatatatagtgagataataattaggaattctattccgaatggaattcctattcagtaacctaattctatctaactatggattagatacaagagattataaataccccttccttGAGATTTTAGAAATCCAAGCAatccataccctacttgtgattttcgaaattcacctagtccaagagagagaaaattcgacacccctagttcgaggatgagatttctctacggcttcgtttgatcaattgattttcatctatttcttttatccttgatcttgtgttgattagttagaggcaatctactttggttgctattcaacggttgatactaaattaatctttccgtgttttatttcttgtttgggaactcgaagaagaaaaacaaacaaaagggagaaattcgttttactactcctacatcaggtcagttcacgatttcgcggattcccggatattgaaccgtcggatcgtcgcgatgtttggacaggagcttctagacatattcttccatgtttccaccgaagggattgtcgttcggaggtctggaaggtctgttttggataggggcagattggtagatagtttctatctcttttgaagttgtgggcacttcattaacaacggtagattgatcatcaagaggtaattcttcttatccctctttatatgaaataacggttaacggatcttgtggtttatggaaataggttaaaatttttatatttccgctgctataccttagcctaatttccaacatctTAGCTCAGACATGAGCTAAAACACTATAAGCTATAATGGCGGTGAACCGTGTTTAGCAAATATTGATCACTAAATAAGCGTTTAGGTTATGTTGTAGGATTAACGGGGAATTAGCTAAAATTTATGCTTACCTTTATCTAAGAAACCTAACCAAGTAATTGGATAGAGAAATTGAATTGTGAAACCAAATCAAGTAAACGTGTCAATTTAGCCTATTAATTAATCTTATACCTTAACCGGATAGTACAACTTCGTGGTCTAGGTTACGACTTAGCCTTGGTTATTCATAACGTCTAATGCCTTGAAATAATAGGGATTTTGCCTAACCAAGAATCAGACTAGTAGTGTTTGAAGTAGATTTAGTAAATTCTTAAACGGAATTACTATATTCTAATGGGAAATCACCgtctcaattaacctttaaatTCACACAACATACACTTATCGATTCATATGAGTTAGCACGGGGATCCTAAATCCCATTCTtccattcattcatttaaataTATTGATGGTTCAATTGCTTTGTTAACTTAATTGCTTCATTAGTAGTTAAGGTTACAGACTTATCATGTTTAAATCAATCCTTAGATAATATAGTGATATCACGTCGATTTCTTTACACTAGATAATGTCCCTGTGGGGTGCCGTTGTGTTGGGCCCGGGGCACTCAGATGcctaaattagtaatttcctgAATGAGAATAATCTGTAATCACAAAGAAAAGCTAGAATAATGTGTACCTTTTGACACCTTATCAcaagggtatttatataggattAAGTAATAACAGTAATGGCTCCCTTTTAATGCCTTTAATGAAGTGTAATGCTATTTTAATGTAACTTAACTCTGATCTTTACCCTCGGGCCGTTATTGTCTTTTAGGAATCACTAATGCTTATTAATGATGGCGATTCTGTTGTTTAACGGTTTGGTGTCATGTCTAGCGGATCGAGTAAGGGCGTACCTCTCTATATGGAGGACCCAAGATAACCAAGGGTGTATCGCTACATGGGTATCAATCATCCGCCCTTCTGCTGGGTGGGTGCCGAATTTCCTGAGCTGGCGAATCTCTTGCGGCTTTTCCTCCTTTTAGTCCTTCTTTCATGGAATATTCTCAGCGAAGTCCTAACGATAACATTGCGGATGTTATCATATAGAATTTGAGTATGAATAGGGCATTAGATACTAGTCTCTGTGGGACCAATACCATTCTTAGGAATGTTTACTACTTAAAACGATAGAGTCCACTTTCTCTTTAGAGTTAAGTACATTTTCTCCTTATCAAGTTTTTGTCATCGTTGTCGTGGACTGGTTTATTTAATACTTATTTCAAAGAATTATCGTTACCCtaagtttttgtttttatgtttgtttTGACAGGAGACGAAGTTAAATGGATTTTCATGGGAAACCTACCGGTATCCTTATGAAAATATCCTTTATAAGCCATCAGAGGAGGAAGTTGTCAACTCATTCTACCCTGAGTGGGATGATACTTCAGAGATCTCGTGGGAGGAGTACCAAGACGATTGTTTAGATTCACCACAAACGATCAAAAGCGGATAGACTATTGAGGAACTCATGCTTGAATATACTTCTTCAAAAATCAACGTGATAATTGCTACACTAGAATCCAAGATTCTTGCATCAGAAAAGGTCTACTAGTTGATTCGACTGCAGCTGAATGGGTTAAGGAGATTGATTCAAATGCACAGATCGAAGAATCTATCATGGGAAAATCACAGCATAATGAGTTCCACAATACATCTTTAACATCAATATGTGTGGAGAATAAAGACAAACGGGCTCAAATTAAAACATTAGAAACTCTGTCTCAAGACAAGGAAACAGTCGAGCCAGTACTTCACAAATCCACGACTAAAGAATTTGAGATGGCATCTGATCCATTTTATGTGGTTTACGATTTTCCGCAAGAGTCAAAAAGTGAGAAATCACGAATTCTCCATAAAACTTTTAAATTCTTATTGTGGATATTAATCGATCGTAATTATACAGGGAATCCACCATGCAATTATgatattttttatcaaagaatttAGATTCCTCATAAGGCTTCACTCATTCTCGTAACGTAGAAACCGATAATCGAACTAACCGATTATAATCTTAGTGCttttgggaggcaacccaaatTTGGATCACTACTGGAAAGCAATTAAACGCATCTTATGATACTTGAGGGGCACTTTTTACTATGGTTTGAATCTTTGTAAGACCAATTTAGCTCACCTCTGTTGTTACACAGACTCGGATTGAGGGGAGGGGGCCCAATTAATGACAACAATTCCACATTTGGTTTTGTCATTTTCTTTTGGTGACGCTTTAGTCAGTTGGTAGTCTTGCAAACAACAGATTGTATCATGATCAAGCACGAAAGTTGAATATCATGCTATTGACAATGTCAATTCTGAGTTATCTTGGATTTGTATACTTTTACAAGAAATTGGTTTTCCTTTCCTTCATTCGCCTCTATTTTGGTGTGACAATCTTAGCGGCATTTCTCTTACAACTAATATGATCTTTCACTTAAAGAGTAGACATctaaaaacttattttcattttgTTCGACAAAGTTCAACAAAAACAATTAGTTGATTTCCACCAAAGATCAACCAAAGATCAAATCAAAGAAATTCTCACAAAGGTGTTCAATGTCGTGGTTTCAACTTCTTTGTAGGGCTGTAAACGAGCCAACCCGATCATGAACATCTCGGTGTTCGACTTAATAAAAACTCGATCTTGTTCAGTTCAATTTTCTAAAGAGCCGAATATGAGAAGGTCAAAGCTCGATTCGGCTCGATTACATCCCTACTTTTTTGGTGAAAAAATTGAAGGTATGTCATCTCCCTTCAATTTGAAGGGGAGTGATAAGGATAAGTGATAAGATTATATTAGAattaatttgaattaatttaTCTGCATAGTTCTACACAGTTAGCTAGAGTCTGTATATACATCTCTACCTCTTTATATTTGTTTGTATATATTCCTATGTTACTTAATACAAGATATATCATAGTCTTGCTTTTTAAGATTGCGTTATTTTGTACGTTGGCGTTATGTCTGCTCTCCTTGATAATCATAGGTCTAAatttatatcttatcatttttttaacaaattatttgCAAATGAGATAACAACAGATAGTTCCACGTTCCCATCTCTCTTTACGTTGTTGCTCCGCTCCTCGCCGCTTGGAAGTAACTACTCTCAACTCTCGACTCATCTAGAATGGTTTCATCACTGTCACTTAATAAATATTAGATTTAAGATTGCATTATTTTACAGGTAGAGTCTGAGTTTCTCCTCATCCTATCAccatattaaatttatagtttatcCCAAAGTTTAGTGAGACAAGAAAGGAGGAAAGTAATTATTATGGTCCTCCCTAGAACCAATTGATTACATGTATCCATGAACATAAGCAAACAAAATCTAGGGTTTGCAGGCAGATGTCTCCATTGTTTGAAAAATCACATTTATGTGAGAATCTTTATCTTATTTATATTCCTTGAATCATGAAAATTCTTCAATCCAGACCTAAAACAAAATCTCAAAGATCCTTTTGATGATTACCCAATCTTGACCACCATTCATCCTACTCTATACAAGGAAATTATGTAATATTTTCCAtttcttataaaataaaaaagcttGACTATATTTTGACCATCAGATTTGATATATCCAACGGTCGAAGTGGATCTGGTTTGGTCCATAGTAGGAATAGACCCACAAGAAACCGAAGTAAAGCTGTGGGTGGGGTTGCAAATTTGGAATCATCATCATGATCATTACATACACATGATAACACACGTAATCTTCTGTTTCTTCGTTTTTTTCAAGCTTAATGTGAGTTATTGGCACCCCCACCTTGAATTtatctaaatatatatactCGTTATTATCTCTGTAGTTCAGAATCAGTTTTTACGTATCAAtataaaacttttcaaaattaagctagatttgaaCTATATAAGAAATTTATTGTCTATTATATATTAGTCTAGttgaattttataattaaataccaGCTCAATGAGTTAATTAACCACTTCGAACTTTAATTTGTCGAAAACAAGAGGGCTACAACCATCCATAATAAGGGTAGTTCTAACGACCGGGGGCCGAAAACAATCCATGATAGGGGTGGTTCCGGCAGTCGGGGGCTGACCCCCTCCAGGTCCCCCTTTGTTTCTGCCCCTTAtaatcaagagtaattttatcttaAACGTttatggtgcaattttatctggCAATTAAAAACAGTTTTGCCCTTAAATCAGTTGGGTAAATTTGAAAAACAATTTATCGAAATATGTTTTCgcaatcatgaatcttgtcatctccATCATTTTTTACACATTAGTAATGGGTCACAGACATATATATACACGtcgaaaaaaaattaaaacattataTTGGCTTCTGTACGAGTTGAAAAAAAACCAAATGTATCGAGGTCCAGAGAGTGGGACGGATCCACCCGGCCAATGTGCCAATAAATGTTGGAATAGCTTGCGGTTATGAAAGATTATGATTTGAATAAATATTTCCGAACAGTTCTTCGAGTTTTGGAGTTTTATATTGCATTAATGAATCCAGCCGGAAAGACCTGCATCTACTATCCAATATCCAATCGAATTTAAAAGTACTAATCCTCAATTCtattatgaaattaaaaaacgtaaaaagaaaaaaccatTAATATCAACCGAggcagaaaaataaaacacctgaGTTAGAAGTAAAATTTCTATTGGTAGCAATGTTAGAGAtacaattatataattttaaacgtTATTGAAAAATTGCATTGTTTTAATGTTAGAGATTTGTTTGTCAAGGTTAGAAGTATTTTTACGCGTTatcttatttaaaatatatatattttaatttatttaaatgatatatacattctaatttatttaaatcctttttttactttatcatcgtaaatttagaaaatttagttatatgaattaattaattcaaaatGTTAATAAGATAttctataaatttaaaaatccgattaatattttaaaccaAATTCAAAACACTTCTAGTGTTTACATTTCTTATTTCTTACAATCACCAAATAAATTGTTTTTGTGTGGATTCAGATCATTATTGTGTTTAACAATACTAATATGACCGAAATCCATTCATTTAAAAGGAAACTATACAAGTAAGGACAAAAACATGACCGAAAACAATATTATATTATACAAACAATATAATTTAAATGGTTAGTTACCCATTTCATATTGCATATTGAAAATTTTGTTTAAAGTAGTTATCCATTAAAATAAACtttcagaagtaattttatttatatggtctaaaattgtaatttttatcTTTAACATTAACAATTACGTGGATTtctaatattattataaaacttatattttttattttagaaagtaatttatctttttgttattattaaaatagaattatatattaatatttttaaactcgataaaatatttaattttttttatttaattcatacaaagaagtgtttggttgctcattaaTGAGCCTAtttgcttttttattttaaaattgaaagttTTAAATGTTTTGTTAATGATTTTCTGTTTACCTTTTACACTTAAAAGTAGCCTTTATAAAAGTAGAAAATCTCTCCTTtttgaaaaacagttttttttcaacagcaaataataaataataggtaaaaaaatagatccaaaataaaatatatgaatgtaatttattgataattattaataaaatgacgcataattaaaatttagatgACAATATTAATAACTGATCCCTAGGCTAATTcttgggtagtttgttgttcgtttttcttttccttttttactaaaaaaaaaataactgagaatacagtttaattaattattttttaaattattacaGTTTATTAATGGTTAGGCTAaaaattacctttttttttttttagaaaaaggataaaattactcttaaaaTAACACTATTTTAAAGGTCGGAATAAAATGTATCATAGTTGTAAAAGTTGGTAGATAAAATTGgtggaaaattttgaaaaatgagAACTACGTAAGAAATCTGAATACCTAGTCATATCTCTGACACAATATTCATATCTCAAACGACGTCGTTTTCTTCCTCGAACCCCCCAAAAGATTTCCTTTCTGCAACCCAAGATTGCCTTCTCGTTTTCATGCAATCTTTCCTCCCTTCTATAAATAACCATCTTTCCTTCCACCTTCCTCCACCGCCaccgccaccaccaccaccaccaccaccgtcAATTCAAATGGCCGTAAATTACACAGTTCCCGCTTACTTCATAGCAATACTTTTCATAACCCGATTAATTTCCACAGTCGGAAAATCAAAGTACCTTCCACCAAAGCTCCTCTCCCTCAATTTCGCCGATAAAATTCACACCGATACCTCCACCGTTAAATCCGCCGCCGTCGACTACGGCAACGTCGTTCACAAATATCCAGCTGCTGTTCTTCACCCAACTTCCGTACAAGACAttgttaatttaataaaatttgcTTATAATTACTCTTCTCCTCCGTTCACCGTCTCCGCCAGAGGCCGGAGCCATTCTGTTCATGGACAGGCTATGGCGCCAAACGGCGTCGTAGTGGATATGATGATGTTGAGAAgttttaataataatgagaAAAATAATGGAGTTAGAGTTTCGAGAAATGCGGAGTTGGGATTTTATGCTGATGTTGGTGGAGAACAGATGTGGATTGATGTGTTGAAGGAAACGATGTCGTTTGGCCTTGCACCGGTTTCTTGGACGGATTATTTGTATCTTACCGTCGGTGGAACGCTTTCGAACGCCGGAATTAGTGGCCAGAGTTTCCGATATGGTCCTCAGATTAGCAATGTTTATGAAATGGATGTTGTCACCGGTATGTTTTTTTCACAACTTGTTAAATATTCTAAATTTGTTAATTCATTCCACTttattcaaaaataaaagaaaattgtgacaaatctattaatttttttttcacaccAATCAAGGTGTCCCGATACCATGACCCGAGGGGCATCGACCTTTTTAGCCAGCCTAAAAATACATTATAATATAATAGATGAAGAATTTTGGTGTCCGTTAAAATTTCCATCTTGATTCGggaaattatatattttgttgCATTCGTTGTTTTACACCAATATCTCTTATAAagcattatatattttattattattattttaataagtttaTTACTCTATAATACaatatagtaaaaaaaatttagatttaatagtATCTATTACATTTTTATTAGTGGAATCTATTATATTCGCTCCACTATAGAACTTTTTATgagtcattttaattttttaaacattttatttgttACATAATTTCAATATCGGATATCCAGATGaccgataaaaaaaaatgtccaATCAAttcaaaaatacattttaatatgGTGGTTAAAAGATTTTTAACCCGtcaaaactcctaattaacCCTCAATCTAATTAACAACCTTCTTTAAATTACTAAACACGGATTATGCATATAAAAAAATGTTCAATATGGATCTGGATCCGCAATATGGATTTGGATTCGCCGAAATGCTTCATGATGTGGCAATATCTAAACAATAACACCGAACCAAACTGATCCGAGAGTTACTCAATCATATCTGCATTTATCTTCGTGGTCCCATGCCGAACTAGTCTCATACCACTCTAATATTGCCATATGGTAGCATTAGAGTGGTCCTGAACGAGTTAAGTCAGGACCATACTAGAAATTTTGACATAAAAGTCAATTATATGGTAATGTAGTTAACGGAATTGTGTAAAAATCATGTTTTTTATGTTGATCACATTCTGAAATTGGTGAAACCGAAGACGGTGATGGTGGTGGCGGTTGTGGAGCATTAATTAGTTAGAGTCACTTTCATGGTATTTATGAATTTTAGAAAACATGTAAATTTGGTCCACATGATGCCCTATTGTCTCATTTTAGTTCACACTGTCTTAATATGTTTTCTCTGTCTTAAATTcaagataattaaattaaattatttttatatattttcattattatatatttttatggtgaAAAAAAGTCTTAATTTTTCATTATCTAGTCTAATATCCTTAATTAATTTGCATGCATGCAGTCTATTAGgtcataatataaaataatatatattttggtctaatttatttatttatttatttgtaataCAGGAAAAGGAGAGGTTGTGACTTGTTCCAAGAAGAAGAATTCAGAATTATTTTATGGTGTACTTGGTGGACTAGGCCAGTTTGGAATTATAACCAGAGCTAGAATAGCTTTAGACCCTGCTCCTAAGAGGGTATGTATCTTAAAACTAAGggttaattgtaaataatactTACATTTGTTTTTTTAGCGTGGTtgtcaaaattttcattttttcaaaatttgatcCGTAacaactttaaaataaaaaatttcaaaaatgaaattatattttaagcaattttaatacTTCAAATTTtcaggtttgaggtcatttaggttgTTTTTTTATGCAagattgttgttttttttatgggagagaaagttaatgtttagagagcgAAAACTATAAAactgatgattttgaaaaataaaaaatatggtttcatagtaaatattatactaaacaactttaattcttgaacttttttttttacaggtGAAGTGGGTAAGGATGCTATACAATGATTTTGCAACATTTACAAGAGATCAAGAAAAATTAATATCAATAAatggaagaaaagaaaagaaagcatTAGATTACGTGGAAGGTTCACTTATAATGAATCAAGGTCCTCCAAACAATTGGAGATCTTCCTTCTTCCCTTCCTCGGATATTCCTACAATAATGTCTTTAGTATCCCAACATCACATTATCTACTGTCTTGAAATAGCCAAATATTATGACCATTCCACCCAACATTCCCTACACAAGGTATCTACAtttattaattcattaattaattcacttctattattttttttttacatacttACCTCAAATAATTGATTATTACAGGAAATGGAAGAGAAGTACAAAACATTGAGTTTCATAGAGGGGTTTAAGTACGAGAAAGATGTGTCTTATGTTGATTTTTTGGACAGAGTAAGAAGTGGAGAAGAGAAACTTCAATCACAAGGATTATGGGATGTTCCTCATCCATGGCTCAATATTTTTCTCCCTAAATCTCACATTTCTGACTTCAATTCCGGAGTTTTTCGGGACATTATCCTTAAACGTAATATCACTACAGGACCTGTCCTTGTTTATCCTATGAACAAAAAAAAGTatgttctatttttttttacacgtctaaaagtaaaaataaataatgtggTTTGGATCatttaaactaattaattaattaattaa comes from Euphorbia lathyris chromosome 8, ddEupLath1.1, whole genome shotgun sequence and encodes:
- the LOC136203031 gene encoding cytokinin dehydrogenase 3-like; this encodes MAVNYTVPAYFIAILFITRLISTVGKSKYLPPKLLSLNFADKIHTDTSTVKSAAVDYGNVVHKYPAAVLHPTSVQDIVNLIKFAYNYSSPPFTVSARGRSHSVHGQAMAPNGVVVDMMMLRSFNNNEKNNGVRVSRNAELGFYADVGGEQMWIDVLKETMSFGLAPVSWTDYLYLTVGGTLSNAGISGQSFRYGPQISNVYEMDVVTGKGEVVTCSKKKNSELFYGVLGGLGQFGIITRARIALDPAPKRVKWVRMLYNDFATFTRDQEKLISINGRKEKKALDYVEGSLIMNQGPPNNWRSSFFPSSDIPTIMSLVSQHHIIYCLEIAKYYDHSTQHSLHKEMEEKYKTLSFIEGFKYEKDVSYVDFLDRVRSGEEKLQSQGLWDVPHPWLNIFLPKSHISDFNSGVFRDIILKRNITTGPVLVYPMNKKKWDDRSSAVIPDEDIFYTVGFLHSSRYDDWQIYDSQNKDVLEYCEKSGIQIKQYFPHYTTREEWIEHFGSKWTLFNQRKSQFDPKMMLSPGQRIFN